In Lonchura striata isolate bLonStr1 chromosome 30, bLonStr1.mat, whole genome shotgun sequence, a single genomic region encodes these proteins:
- the LAMTOR5 gene encoding ragulator complex protein LAMTOR5, translating into MEATLEQHLEETMKSPAVVGVLCTDSQGLNLGCRGTLSDEHAGIISVLAQQAAKLTSDPTDTPVVCLESDSGNIMIQKHDSITVAVHKLLS; encoded by the exons ATGGAGGCGACgctggagcagcacctggaggagac CATGAAGAGCCCGGCCGTGGTGGGCGTGCTGTGCACCGACTCGCAGGGGCTCAACCTGGGCT GCAGGGGAACCCTGTCGGATGAGCACGCCGGCATCATCTCGGTGCTGGCCCAGCAGGCGGCCAAGCTGACCTCGGACCCCACGGACACGCCCGTGGTGTGCCTGGAGTCGGACAGCGG GAACATCATGATCCAGAAGCACGACAGCATCACCGTGGCAGTGCACAAGCTGCTGTCCTGA